The Microbacterium esteraromaticum genome contains the following window.
CCCGAGCTTCTGACGCAGATATCCGATGTACACGTCGGCGACGTTCGACCCCGGATCGAAGTCGTAGCCCCACACGCGACTGAGCAGCTGCTCACGGCTGAGCACCTGTCCAGCGTGTCGCACTAGCTCTTCGGCCAGGGCGAACTCGCGGGCCGACAGCTCGACATCGTGCTCACCGATACGGGCGCGTCTGCTGCGCACATCCAGGTGGAGTTCGCCGTGGCTGAGATCCAGCGATGCACCCGGCGCGTCCCGCCGCATGCGCAGGCGAATGCGAGCGAGTAGCTCGTCGAAACGGAACGGCTTGCCGAGGTAGTCATCGGCGCCACCCTCCAGACCCGCGATCGTGTCGTGCAACTCGACGCGGGCGGTGAGCATGATCACGGGCAGGGTCGAGCCCGAACCGCGTAGCTGCTCCAGAACGTGAAAGCCGTCGAAACCGGGCAGGTTCACATCGAGCACGAGAAGGTCGAACTCGTCGGTGAGTGCCAACGCGAGCGCGTCGGGGCCGGTCGCGGCAACCCGGGTGGCGAACCCCGCCGCGCGCAATCCCTTGTCGATGAACCCCGAGATGCGGGGTTCATCGTCGGCGATGAGGATGGATGCCATCGTCACTCCTTCTCGGCCGGCACGATGCCAGCGGGTGTTGCTTCGCGATCGATCTGCGCCTCGTCGACCGGCCCGCGTGGCAAGCGGATGGTGAACAGGGCCCCGCCGCCCGCGGCGTCGTCAACGCGGACGCTGCCGCCGTGTGCGTGAGCGATCAGGCGCACGATATTGAGGCCGAGCCCGCTGCCGTTGACGCCGTCCGAGGTGGCCGCGCGACGGAACCGCTCGAAGATCTCGTCTTTGTCTTCGTCGGGAACGCCGGGGCCGAAGTCGCGCACCCACAGTTCGACATGCCGTCCGGTCAGTCTGCTGCCGAGCACGATGCGGCCGCCACCGTAGGCGACGGCGTTCTGCGCGAGCTGCAGCATCGCCTGGGTGACGCGGGCGGCATCGATCATCGCCCTCCCGCGCGCACGCGCACCGACGCTGATCTCGGCTCCGGTGATGCCCTGCGCCTTGCGAGCGATCTGAACGAGCAGATCTGCGAGATCCACCGACGTCGGAGTCACGGGCGATGACCCGTGCAGCGAAGCGGCGTCGGAGAGATCCTGCACAAGGCGCCCCATCCGCTCGAGCTCATCCAGTGTCAGAGCCTGAGTCGCACGCACGTCCTCGACGTCGGTCGGGTCCATCACCTCGATATGCCCGTGCACGATCGTGATCGGCGTCTTCAGTTCGTGTCCCACATCGCTGAGCAGACGGCGCTGCGAATCGAGAGCCGCGTCGAGCCGATCCAGCATCGCATTCATCGTTCGGGCGAGGTCGGCGACGTCGTCGTTGCCGACAACGGGAATTCGCTCGTCCAGCGAACGCGCCGATACGCGCGTCGCGATCTCGCGCATCTGCCGAAGCGGTCGTAGCAACCGTGTGGCGACGATGCCGCCGACGGCGGCGACGAGGACGAGGGCGATGAGCGAAGCGATCACGAACACCCGCGCGGTGTCTTCGAACTCTGCCAGCTCGGCGTGGATGTCATAGACCATGACGAATACCGCGGGATCATCGCCTGTGCTGCTCTCGACGACGATGGGGGCTGCGAGGTAGCGCCAGGCGAGGTCGTCGTCGACGTACGTCCCGATGACTGGTTCACCGGCGGCAGTCTGCTCTTGGATGTACTCCGCAAACACATCCGCGCCACTCAGATCGAGGTCCAGCCGGACGCCGGGAACCATGTTGATCTCGTTCGCGACCATTCCCATGACACCGGTGTTGTCATCGGCGCTCATGCGCTCAACGACCGAGCGCAGCGCCGCGGTCGGGGTGCTCCACGGCTGACGCTCGGGAGAGTCGGATGCCACGGGCTCGCCCTCCGCGACGAT
Protein-coding sequences here:
- a CDS encoding response regulator transcription factor; its protein translation is MASILIADDEPRISGFIDKGLRAAGFATRVAATGPDALALALTDEFDLLVLDVNLPGFDGFHVLEQLRGSGSTLPVIMLTARVELHDTIAGLEGGADDYLGKPFRFDELLARIRLRMRRDAPGASLDLSHGELHLDVRSRRARIGEHDVELSAREFALAEELVRHAGQVLSREQLLSRVWGYDFDPGSNVADVYIGYLRQKLGSDLIETVRGVGYRLV
- a CDS encoding sensor histidine kinase, with protein sequence MTGPADSSHHRSRLASALHPRVVSVRTRIVAAITVTMAIGLLVVGSAVYFVERKSDLDQMDDRLRANLNTARFIVAEGEPVASDSPERQPWSTPTAALRSVVERMSADDNTGVMGMVANEINMVPGVRLDLDLSGADVFAEYIQEQTAAGEPVIGTYVDDDLAWRYLAAPIVVESSTGDDPAVFVMVYDIHAELAEFEDTARVFVIASLIALVLVAAVGGIVATRLLRPLRQMREIATRVSARSLDERIPVVGNDDVADLARTMNAMLDRLDAALDSQRRLLSDVGHELKTPITIVHGHIEVMDPTDVEDVRATQALTLDELERMGRLVQDLSDAASLHGSSPVTPTSVDLADLLVQIARKAQGITGAEISVGARARGRAMIDAARVTQAMLQLAQNAVAYGGGRIVLGSRLTGRHVELWVRDFGPGVPDEDKDEIFERFRRAATSDGVNGSGLGLNIVRLIAHAHGGSVRVDDAAGGGALFTIRLPRGPVDEAQIDREATPAGIVPAEKE